A stretch of DNA from Candidatus Ryanbacteria bacterium CG10_big_fil_rev_8_21_14_0_10_43_42:
TCTATTATAGCTTGTTCCTTTTTAACCATTGTTTTTTTTCTATCTTCGGAGTTCTTACCGTATGACTTTAGTACAAGATCAAACCGTTTTTGGGCGGTACTTTTTAATAGAGAGAACATAATAAGTAATAGAAAGCCCAAAAAGGTACAAGATATTCCGATGACGAGCATATAATTCATAACACCTCCTTTTTCTCAAGTAAGATAAAAGCACACAATATTAAGTATGTCAATTTTCTCTACCGCTCATTTCTAGTATAATGGATGTGTGGTTAGAAACTAATAAAATGGTTATGGAACAAAAACATCCAACAACAGTACCAAATGTAACGCTCAAGACGCGCGTACGGGACGAATCTGTTCCCGGTGATAATCCGTTTCGTTGGCAGGACGTTACTACGGATGAGCTTTTTAAGGGAAAAAAGGTAGTGGTATTTTCGCTTCCGGGTGCGTTTACACCAACCTGTTCATCTACGCATTTGCCCGGATATGAAGCAAAGTACGACGAACTAAAAGCATTGGGAGTTGATGAAGTATATTGCCTAAGCGTGAATGATGCCTTTGTTATGTATCAGTGGGGGAAGCATCAGAATGTGGAAAAGGTAAAACTTATCCCTGATGGTTCCGGTGATTTTACGCGCGGGATGAACATGATGGTTAAGAAAGACAACCTCGGTTTCGGGGAGCGTTCGTGGCGGTACAGCATGTATGTCGATGATGGAAACATTAAAAAAATGTTCATAGAGCCCGGTTTTATGAATGACTGTCCGGACGATCCGTTTGAAGTGAGCGATGCGGATACTATGATTAAATATTTAAAAGAAGAAAAAGGCGCATAATAAAAAAGGAGCCGGTATACCGGCTCCTTTTTTATTGCTATGATTGCCATATGGACGAAGAAACAAAACAAAAGATTGATGCAATCTATGCTTCCGTTGAAAAAACACGAAAGTATTTCCTTTGGACGCTCATTATAAGTCTTGTTTTGTTTGCACTGCCTCTTTTGGGGCTCGTTATCGTTTTACCGCGCGTATTAAGCACGCTTACGGGGGGATTGTTGTAATGTTGATATATTTTTTAAAAGAGCGTATAACGAAAGGAAGAATTCTGAAAAAGGAGGACCAGGTATGCCTAAGTATGTGCTTCGGGATTTTCAGGAATATGCTCGCGGAAAGCTTCCTTCAAATACAAGGGAGTTAAAGTTGGAACACCTTTATTTTCTCGAAAAAATCAATCATATGGCGGTCCTCACATTCGACAATTGCTCTTCGAGTGATCTTCCTGATATAGACAAGACGACACCTCTTTCGGAGGAGGAATGGGCCGCTCTTTGTATGGAGCTAGAAAGTATTATGCAATAAAATGTATGTCACTTCATGTGGCATTTTTTGTGGGCGAGTAATATTTGACGCATTGCATTTTTATTTGTATAGTAGTGATGATTTTAACATCTTAAAAAGGAGAAGATACGACAATGCCTGATATGCAGGAATATGGTATATTTCCGTTTCGTTCCACGGATGCTTATTTTACCAGAAAAGCATTTGAGGAATGTGGTGTCATAACTAACGGTCAAAATCCGTGGGATCCAACAATTAAGGACTCGCGTTTTTACCAGCGAATAAAAAGACACGGATCCGTGGGTTTGGGGGATTCATATATGGAGAACTGGTGGGAGTGCGAAGATATAGCCGGAATGATAAAGCGATTGCTTGCGGGGGACATTCGAAAACACTTTGAGGGATTTCGAATATGGTGCATGTATTATCTGCCACAGCTTATTAATTGGAGTAGATGGCGGCCGTATGAAGTTGCTAATAGGCATTACAGTCTCGGAATAAAACTCTATGAGCTCATGCTGGATAAACGTTTAGTGTATTCGTGCGGATATTGGGAAAACGCGACAACATTGAATGAAGCGCAGGAAGCAAAACTGGATCTCATTTGCCGAAAGCTGGATTTACGGAACGGACAAATATTGCTCGATATCGGCTGTGGCTGGGGATCGCTTATGGCATATGCCGCGGAACGCTATGATGCCATATGTGTAGGTTTGACGGTATCAAAACCGCAAGCTTCCTATATTAATACCATTGCTAAAAGGAATAACCTTAGAATGATAGCGCATGTGGGGGATTGGTCTCATTTCAGTGGCGGACGGTATGACGCCGTTGCTTCCATAGGTATGTTTGAACATGTCGGATGGAGGAATTATAGGAAATTTTTTCGGATCGTATCGGGCATACTTAAGCCCAACGGACGTTTTCTTCTTCACACTATGGGGTCGGCAAAGACATTTCATACCGGGGATCCGTGGGTGCGAAAACGTATTTTTCCCAATAGCTCTCTTGGTTCTCGATGTCAGATTGAAAGAGCAAACGGTAACACCTTCTATATGAAGGATTGGCATACGTTTGATCAGGACTATTATCCGAAAACGCTTCGGACATGGTTTAATCAGTTTTCCGCCAATTGGGATGAAATCAAAAAGGATGGTGGTTATGATGATGCGTTTTATCGCATGTGGGAGTTTTATCTGCTTTCATTCGCCGGGGCGTTTGAGGCGGAGAAAATCCTACTGTGGCAGATCTTATTTTCCAGGGAACAAGGGCATATAGAAGAAGTACGGTAGATTTTTGGCTTGTATAGTGCAAGCTTTACCAAAGGACCATAAGGTCCTTTTTTATTATGGGCATTATCGATATTGGAAAGTGAGACCTCCTAATATTGATAGTAAAATACATATGGTACAATACGATGACTATGAATCAGCAAACGGCGCTTGCCATATTAAAGACGGGACGCAATGTATACCTTACCGGAGCCGCGGGAAGCGGTAAAACGTATGCTCTTAATAGCTATATTACCTACTTAAAAGAGCGTGGCGTGTCCGTTGCGATTACGGCATCCACCGGCATTGCGGCAACACACTTGGGCGGCAGTACCATTCATTCATGGGCGGGTATCGGTATTCGTGATTTTTTAAGTGCACGGGATATTGATGACATAACGCAAAAAGAACATGTTGTAAAGCGCATGCAGAGTGTGCGCGTACTTGTTATAGACGAAGTATCCATGTTGCCGGCGGGTGTTTTGGATATGGTGGATCAGGTATGCAGGGCGGTAAAACGCTCGGATATGCCATTTGGAGGTATGCAGGTGGTTCTTTCGGGAGATTTTTTCCAACTGCCTCCTATTACGCGCGGCAATGAACCGGTACGGTTTGCATACGCATCGGACGCATGGAAGGGTATGAAT
This window harbors:
- a CDS encoding cyclopropane-fatty-acyl-phospholipid synthase, with product MPDMQEYGIFPFRSTDAYFTRKAFEECGVITNGQNPWDPTIKDSRFYQRIKRHGSVGLGDSYMENWWECEDIAGMIKRLLAGDIRKHFEGFRIWCMYYLPQLINWSRWRPYEVANRHYSLGIKLYELMLDKRLVYSCGYWENATTLNEAQEAKLDLICRKLDLRNGQILLDIGCGWGSLMAYAAERYDAICVGLTVSKPQASYINTIAKRNNLRMIAHVGDWSHFSGGRYDAVASIGMFEHVGWRNYRKFFRIVSGILKPNGRFLLHTMGSAKTFHTGDPWVRKRIFPNSSLGSRCQIERANGNTFYMKDWHTFDQDYYPKTLRTWFNQFSANWDEIKKDGGYDDAFYRMWEFYLLSFAGAFEAEKILLWQILFSREQGHIEEVR
- a CDS encoding peroxiredoxin, which gives rise to MEQKHPTTVPNVTLKTRVRDESVPGDNPFRWQDVTTDELFKGKKVVVFSLPGAFTPTCSSTHLPGYEAKYDELKALGVDEVYCLSVNDAFVMYQWGKHQNVEKVKLIPDGSGDFTRGMNMMVKKDNLGFGERSWRYSMYVDDGNIKKMFIEPGFMNDCPDDPFEVSDADTMIKYLKEEKGA